The window AGGTGCTATCATGGTACTTTTCCTTTACATTCTAATGATGCTTAACCTTAATAAAGCAGACGAAAGTAAGAAGGGTAATACTTTAAAATTTATTGGAGTTTTTACTGCAGGTCTTCTTTTAGTTGGAGTTTTAGGAGTATTCAGAGGCGTTCAGCAAAACCATATTGTTGTAGAGAATGTAGACAGAGGGGTTGGTCTTACTAAAAATCTGGGTAGACTTTTGTTTAATGAATATGTTTTACCGTTTGAGCTTGCTTCTATCCTGATTTTAGCAGGTATTGTAGGTGCGGTATTAATCGGTAAAAAAGATTTATAAAATTATGGGAGAAGTAAATACATTTATACAAAGCATCCCTTTGGATTACTTCATTATCCTTTGTTCAGTATTGTTCTGCTTAGGAGTGATGGGAGTATTGCTTAGAAAAAATGCTATTGTGATTCTAGGCTGTGTAGAGCTTATGCTTAACTCTGTAAACCTTTTATTGGCTGCTTTTTCAGCATACAAAGGAAATGGAGACGGACAGCTTTTAGTGTTCTTCATTATGGTGGTAGCTGCTGCTGAAGTAGCGGTAGGTCTGGCAATTATTGCTATGCTGTATAGAAATACCCGTTCTGTAGATGTGAGTATATTTAATAAATTAAGAGGATAAGAATGGAGAATTTAGTATATGCAATAGTACTTTTACCACTTTTAGGGTTTCTTATTAACGGTTTATTCGGAAAAAATCTTCCAAAAATAGTAGTTGGTTCTTTGGCAACAGCAATGGTTTTCGGATCATTCTGTATTGCTGTAAGTCTTTTCATGAATTTCAATTCTGAAAGCCAGCCTGTAATCGTAAAAGCTTTTGAATGGTTTAGAGTAAACGGAGTTCAGATCAATTTTGGATTCCAGATTGATCAACTTTCTTTAATGATGGTTATGATCATCACGGGTATCGGTTCACTGATTCACTTATACTCTATCGGATATATGAGTCATGATAAAGGATTCTATAAGTTCTTTACTTACCTGAATCTTTTCATCTTCTCAATGTTACTTTTAGTGATGGGAAGCAACTACCTTATCTTATTCATCGGATGGGAAGGTGTAGGTCTTTGTTCTTACCTGTTGATCGGATTCTGGTATACCAACGAAGAATACGGTAAAGCGGCAAGAAAAGCTTTCATCATGAACAGAATTGGTGACTTGGCATTATTGATCGGTATCTTTATGATTGCTGCTCAAACTAATGCTGTAGATTACCTTTCTGTAGCTGAAAATGCTTCAAAATTTGAATTAGACGGAACAGTGATTATCTTTATCACAGCGAGTTTATTCATCGGTGCTACCGGTAAATCTGCTCAGGTTCCATTATATACTTGGTTACCAGACGCGATGGCTGGGCCAACTCCTGTTTCTGCATTAATTCACGCGGCAACCATGGTAACGGCGGGTATCTATTTAGTAGTAAGATCTAACTTCTTATTTACTTTAGCTCCAACGGTACAAGGAGGAATTTTATTCATCGGATTCTTAACGGCAGCTTTAGCAGGATTCTACGCACTACGTCAGAACGATATCAAAAAAGTATTGGCATACTCAACTGTTTCACAGCTTGGATTTATGTTTATCGCTTTAGGTCTTGGTGCTTATACAACAGCAATGTTCCACGTAATGACGCACGCTTTCTTTAAAGCTTTACTATTCTTAGGAGCAGGTTCTGTAATACATGCGATGAGCAACGAACAGGATATGCGTTTCATGGGAGGTCTTAAGAAATATATTCCTCTTACCCACGCTACATTCCTTATCGGAACATTAGCCATTTCAGGTTTCCCTCTGTTATCAGGGATGATCTCTAAAGACGAAATTTTAGTAGCAGCTTTCGCTAAAAACCCTGTTTACTGGGTAATCTTATTTGTTTTAGCGGCAATGACTGCAACGTATATGTTCAGACTATATTATCTGACTTTCCACGGAGAGTTCAGAGGTACCGAAGAGCAGAAACACCACTTACACGAAAGCCCGTCTAATATGACATTACCATTGATCGTATTGGCTATCCTTTCTGTAGTTGGAGGTTTCATCAACCTGCCACACTTCATCGGTCACGGACACTATGCTAAACTGATGGAATGGTTGAAGCCTGTTCTT of the Chryseobacterium capnotolerans genome contains:
- a CDS encoding NADH-quinone oxidoreductase subunit J family protein, producing MDQFLFFLVAFLAVSSAVYFVFAKNPLYAILSLIVTMFSIAGMYILLNAQFLAIIQIIVYAGAIMVLFLYILMMLNLNKADESKKGNTLKFIGVFTAGLLLVGVLGVFRGVQQNHIVVENVDRGVGLTKNLGRLLFNEYVLPFELASILILAGIVGAVLIGKKDL
- the nuoK gene encoding NADH-quinone oxidoreductase subunit NuoK — translated: MGEVNTFIQSIPLDYFIILCSVLFCLGVMGVLLRKNAIVILGCVELMLNSVNLLLAAFSAYKGNGDGQLLVFFIMVVAAAEVAVGLAIIAMLYRNTRSVDVSIFNKLRG
- the nuoL gene encoding NADH-quinone oxidoreductase subunit L; the encoded protein is MENLVYAIVLLPLLGFLINGLFGKNLPKIVVGSLATAMVFGSFCIAVSLFMNFNSESQPVIVKAFEWFRVNGVQINFGFQIDQLSLMMVMIITGIGSLIHLYSIGYMSHDKGFYKFFTYLNLFIFSMLLLVMGSNYLILFIGWEGVGLCSYLLIGFWYTNEEYGKAARKAFIMNRIGDLALLIGIFMIAAQTNAVDYLSVAENASKFELDGTVIIFITASLFIGATGKSAQVPLYTWLPDAMAGPTPVSALIHAATMVTAGIYLVVRSNFLFTLAPTVQGGILFIGFLTAALAGFYALRQNDIKKVLAYSTVSQLGFMFIALGLGAYTTAMFHVMTHAFFKALLFLGAGSVIHAMSNEQDMRFMGGLKKYIPLTHATFLIGTLAISGFPLLSGMISKDEILVAAFAKNPVYWVILFVLAAMTATYMFRLYYLTFHGEFRGTEEQKHHLHESPSNMTLPLIVLAILSVVGGFINLPHFIGHGHYAKLMEWLKPVLTEQSYSQMEATLSGVPFNTEMILLAATVLMFFSVWFIVRNTYVKKKKMAVAEESYTGWEKLSAKKLYVDELYNALIVKTVEGLGRGGKMFDKGILDRFVNFVGDGAEDSGKAMKRVQNGNVETYILIMSLAVGIILIVNFLLQ